A genome region from Rhizobium favelukesii includes the following:
- a CDS encoding DUF1236 domain-containing protein, giving the protein MLIRMIGTATTVLLLSSSVFAQSSTVTGAAGGAATGAIVGGPAGAAVGGIVGGVAGSLLDPPPQKVITYVQQAPAPTTKVVVKEKVVVGQPLPQTVIVTPVPDDPKYAYAIVNDQRVIVEPSSRKVIQVIQ; this is encoded by the coding sequence ATGCTCATCAGAATGATTGGAACCGCGACGACTGTTCTCTTGCTGTCAAGTTCCGTATTTGCGCAGTCGTCCACAGTGACTGGTGCCGCTGGTGGGGCCGCGACCGGCGCTATTGTTGGCGGGCCTGCCGGTGCCGCCGTTGGCGGAATCGTAGGTGGGGTGGCAGGAAGCCTCCTCGATCCCCCGCCACAAAAAGTAATCACCTATGTCCAGCAAGCACCCGCGCCTACGACGAAGGTCGTCGTCAAGGAGAAGGTCGTTGTTGGTCAACCGCTTCCGCAGACGGTCATCGTCACACCGGTTCCTGATGACCCGAAATACGCATACGCCATCGTCAACGACCAGCGTGTGATCGTAGAACCTTCCTCCCGGAAGGTTATCCAGGTCATTCAGTAA
- a CDS encoding VOC family protein, with protein MASVRYIVADVNEAVAFYRDNLDFKIDKHSPGKFAALQRDDLTLYLSAPGAGSGGQAGGDPKPGGWNRFMIVTNEIDVLIERLRRADARFRGKISDGGAGRAILLEDPSGNVIELFEFKKDGA; from the coding sequence ATGGCATCCGTCCGATACATCGTTGCAGACGTCAACGAGGCGGTCGCGTTCTATCGAGACAATCTCGATTTCAAGATCGACAAGCATAGTCCGGGCAAGTTCGCCGCACTGCAGCGCGACGACTTGACGCTGTATCTCAGCGCCCCGGGTGCGGGGAGCGGTGGTCAGGCGGGCGGCGATCCGAAGCCGGGCGGGTGGAACCGATTTATGATCGTTACGAACGAGATCGATGTCCTCATTGAGCGATTGCGCCGGGCTGATGCAAGATTCCGCGGCAAAATCAGCGACGGCGGTGCCGGCCGGGCCATCTTGCTCGAAGACCCATCGGGCAACGTCATCGAGCTATTCGAGTTCAAGAAGGACGGAGCCTGA
- a CDS encoding BTAD domain-containing putative transcriptional regulator, with product MRIRLLGGLEITSPEGAPIRFATRKSSLIFAALVLAGSRGLRRELLAEAFWPGRGDLQSRNSLRQAVADIRRWFPNGSDAAIFVEGDQETVALAASPHEADIWLFDQKLVEGRTADLAFAADLYRDDILAGEAIPDGPGEWFGPYQSRYQQKAQQLVERLSLALSGAGLKAETACEGLAERLLASDPTAEAAHRALMRIHALRGHENAALRQFELCRATLQKHLGMEPEAQTKSLAASVQSRERGGYNQTESPHNSALPPQSCQDPARRHDRPSVAVMPFDNLGGTDDEYFVDGVVEEITAALSRVRDFFVIARQSAFTYKGRFVDVREVGRELGVNYAVEGTVRRGGDRLRISVQLVDAETRTQLWSERYEGAIEDVFEFQDRIAAQVAGAIHPAIRGAEIELAKRKPPASLRAYDLVLRAYPNLWGRRKDTNNQAIELLQKAIAIDPTYGRAHALLAWCHASSASYLWTEHPNPELEEALVAVEAAGAISDDPTALAAAGAAMSMCGDQDRATTFIEKALTLDPNNAWAWARYGWIAIYMGEDTRATERFQRAMTLSPMDPLAFNMRLGMATSLAKAGSLTQAIAIAREVIAGHPDIIMSYRYLAAWSAMSGDLEAARWAAQKLLAAQPGFTINQYRSLPFFRHLPTWADQVAEALRQAGLPDR from the coding sequence GTGCGCATCCGGTTGCTTGGCGGTCTCGAAATTACGTCCCCGGAGGGCGCCCCCATCCGCTTCGCCACGCGCAAGTCTTCGCTTATTTTTGCCGCCTTGGTCCTGGCAGGCAGCCGCGGCCTCCGTCGCGAGTTGCTTGCCGAAGCCTTTTGGCCGGGACGGGGCGATCTGCAGTCGCGTAACAGCCTGCGCCAGGCGGTTGCTGACATCAGACGGTGGTTTCCCAACGGCAGCGATGCCGCCATCTTTGTCGAGGGGGATCAGGAAACGGTCGCGCTCGCAGCTAGTCCGCATGAAGCGGATATTTGGCTTTTTGATCAGAAGCTCGTTGAAGGCAGGACGGCGGACCTCGCCTTCGCAGCCGACCTCTACCGCGACGACATCCTTGCGGGCGAAGCCATTCCCGACGGCCCGGGTGAATGGTTCGGCCCGTATCAGAGCAGATATCAGCAGAAAGCGCAGCAGTTGGTGGAACGGCTGAGCCTTGCATTATCCGGCGCCGGGCTCAAAGCCGAAACGGCTTGCGAAGGACTCGCGGAAAGGTTGCTCGCTTCGGACCCGACCGCGGAGGCGGCCCATCGCGCGCTGATGCGAATCCACGCTCTTAGGGGTCACGAAAACGCGGCCTTGCGCCAGTTCGAGCTGTGTCGGGCGACCTTGCAAAAGCATCTGGGAATGGAACCTGAGGCACAGACAAAATCCCTGGCGGCTTCAGTGCAATCACGGGAGCGGGGCGGATACAACCAGACCGAGTCGCCGCACAATTCCGCGTTGCCGCCGCAGAGTTGCCAAGACCCGGCGAGACGGCACGATCGGCCGTCGGTTGCGGTGATGCCGTTCGACAATCTCGGTGGGACGGATGACGAATATTTCGTGGATGGCGTCGTGGAGGAAATTACCGCGGCCCTGTCTCGCGTTCGCGATTTCTTTGTCATCGCACGCCAGTCCGCCTTCACTTATAAGGGACGCTTCGTCGACGTGCGTGAGGTCGGCAGGGAACTCGGCGTCAACTATGCGGTCGAAGGCACCGTTCGCCGGGGCGGTGACCGGCTGCGCATATCCGTGCAACTGGTCGACGCCGAGACGCGGACCCAGCTGTGGTCCGAGCGCTACGAGGGCGCGATCGAGGACGTTTTCGAGTTCCAGGACCGGATCGCAGCGCAGGTGGCCGGTGCCATCCATCCGGCCATCCGCGGTGCCGAGATCGAGCTGGCCAAGCGCAAGCCGCCGGCCAGTCTGCGGGCCTATGACCTCGTCCTGCGCGCCTACCCGAACCTTTGGGGCCGCCGAAAGGATACCAACAACCAGGCGATCGAGCTGCTGCAGAAAGCGATCGCCATTGATCCGACCTATGGCCGCGCGCACGCACTTTTGGCGTGGTGCCACGCCTCAAGCGCCTCGTACCTCTGGACCGAGCATCCGAACCCCGAACTGGAAGAGGCGCTCGTCGCGGTTGAGGCTGCAGGCGCTATCAGCGATGATCCGACCGCGTTGGCCGCCGCCGGCGCGGCAATGAGCATGTGCGGCGACCAAGATCGTGCCACCACGTTTATCGAAAAGGCGCTGACGCTTGATCCGAACAATGCCTGGGCATGGGCACGCTACGGTTGGATTGCGATCTACATGGGCGAAGACACTCGCGCGACGGAACGGTTTCAGCGCGCGATGACACTGAGCCCAATGGATCCCCTCGCATTCAACATGAGATTGGGAATGGCCACCTCGCTAGCCAAGGCAGGCTCTCTTACCCAGGCGATCGCGATCGCCCGTGAGGTCATTGCCGGCCACCCTGACATTATCATGTCATATCGATACCTCGCCGCTTGGTCCGCGATGAGCGGCGACCTGGAGGCTGCCCGCTGGGCCGCGCAGAAGCTCTTGGCTGCCCAGCCAGGCTTCACCATCAACCAATATCGGTCGCTGCCTTTCTTTCGACACCTGCCGACATGGGCAGACCAAGTGGCCGAAGCCTTGAGGCAGGCAGGATTGCCTGACCGCTGA
- a CDS encoding DUF1236 domain-containing protein, producing the protein MKSSGLTMILAALSNGVSPLATVPVVAQQDTQGSSQSQSGSQPGMQPEELQPGSSNSGKDCASPDASGGCPQAGGQSSKGKSGEGSGVQQNAQPLSTDGTSSGGATLGKSSSETKSSTQSGSQDASGDAGSMSKQKPTAESSGGGGSETTTSGSKTSTQESSKPADGASNNTTKGGDASKSSGDQNATTTQRNPSETNVNSNTTTNNQTSTSTTNVKVSVEQQTEIRQVVEEVHVEPVREVNFAVSVGTKIPKKVRLEPLPPRIVKIVPEYRGYRFFLLADGRIVIVDPQAFTIVYIIAA; encoded by the coding sequence ATGAAGAGTAGTGGCTTGACGATGATCCTGGCGGCGCTGTCGAATGGCGTGTCGCCGCTCGCAACCGTTCCAGTCGTCGCCCAGCAGGACACACAGGGCAGCAGTCAGTCGCAATCCGGCTCTCAACCGGGAATGCAGCCCGAGGAGCTCCAGCCAGGCTCCAGCAACTCCGGGAAAGACTGTGCGTCGCCGGACGCATCGGGAGGTTGCCCGCAAGCGGGTGGGCAGTCGTCCAAAGGGAAGTCAGGCGAAGGTTCAGGCGTTCAACAGAACGCCCAGCCGCTCTCGACGGATGGTACCTCGTCAGGTGGAGCCACGTTGGGCAAGTCGTCCAGCGAGACCAAATCGAGCACTCAATCCGGATCGCAGGACGCTTCGGGAGACGCGGGCTCGATGAGCAAGCAAAAGCCGACAGCAGAATCCAGCGGCGGCGGGGGAAGTGAGACCACGACCTCGGGCTCCAAGACCAGCACGCAAGAGAGCTCAAAGCCTGCCGACGGCGCAAGCAACAACACCACAAAGGGCGGCGATGCGTCGAAATCGTCAGGCGATCAGAACGCGACGACAACGCAGAGGAACCCTTCCGAAACCAACGTCAACAGCAACACCACGACGAACAATCAGACGTCAACGAGCACGACGAATGTCAAAGTCTCCGTCGAGCAGCAGACCGAAATTCGGCAAGTCGTGGAGGAGGTTCACGTCGAACCGGTGCGCGAGGTCAATTTTGCCGTCTCCGTGGGCACGAAAATTCCCAAGAAGGTCCGGCTTGAGCCGCTGCCGCCACGAATTGTGAAGATCGTGCCGGAGTATAGAGGCTACCGCTTCTTTCTTCTCGCTGACGGCCGGATCGTCATCGTCGATCCTCAGGCGTTCACGATCGTCTACATCATAGCGGCCTAG
- a CDS encoding winged helix-turn-helix transcriptional regulator translates to MKNLSDQPCLIARSLALVGDAWSMLIMRDAHAGLTRFDDFRRSLGIAPTMLTGRLSSLTEEGLLEKRRYSDRPPRDEYVLTEAGRDFLPVLFAIGAWGRKHRGGGEVTRFFDAETGTEIDPVTIDRATGAPVGTRPIRIAAPE, encoded by the coding sequence ATGAAGAATCTTTCGGACCAACCGTGCCTGATTGCCCGCAGCCTGGCGCTCGTGGGCGATGCGTGGAGCATGCTGATCATGCGCGACGCCCATGCCGGGCTGACCCGCTTCGACGATTTTCGCAGGAGCCTCGGTATCGCACCGACGATGCTGACGGGGCGGCTTTCATCACTGACCGAGGAGGGGTTGCTGGAAAAACGCCGCTATTCCGACCGTCCCCCGCGGGACGAATATGTGCTGACGGAAGCGGGCCGCGACTTTCTGCCGGTTCTGTTTGCGATCGGCGCGTGGGGGCGCAAGCATCGCGGCGGCGGCGAGGTGACCCGTTTCTTTGACGCCGAGACCGGAACGGAGATTGATCCCGTCACCATCGACCGCGCGACCGGCGCTCCGGTCGGAACACGTCCCATTCGTATCGCCGCACCTGAATGA
- a CDS encoding NADP-dependent oxidoreductase yields MKSFLIDRYEKGGALRLGESALPELRENDVMVEIHAAGVNVLDSKIRDGEFKLILPYRLPLVLGNDVAGIVVRVGAKVRQFKPGDAVYARPAQDRIGTFAEYIAMDEADVAMKPNNLTMEEAASVPLVALTAWQVLIERANVQKGQKVLIHAGSGGVGTIAIQLAKHLGAYVATTTSTANIALVKSLGADVVIDYTKDDFEKVLQGYDVVLNSLGKDTLEKSLSVLKPGGKLISISGPPDPDFARQSGSGWLLQQVMRILSFGIRRKSKRRGIDYSFLFMTANGSQLGRITSLIEAGVIRPVVDRVLPFARTNEALGYVETGRAKGKVVVAVK; encoded by the coding sequence ATGAAATCATTCCTGATCGATCGCTATGAGAAAGGCGGCGCTCTGCGGCTCGGCGAAAGTGCCCTGCCGGAGTTACGTGAGAACGACGTCATGGTCGAGATTCATGCCGCCGGCGTGAACGTCCTGGACAGCAAGATTAGGGACGGAGAGTTCAAGCTCATCCTGCCCTACCGGCTTCCGCTGGTGCTGGGCAACGATGTCGCCGGCATCGTGGTCCGGGTCGGGGCCAAGGTCCGGCAATTTAAGCCCGGTGATGCCGTCTATGCACGTCCGGCCCAGGATCGCATCGGGACATTCGCAGAGTATATCGCCATGGACGAGGCCGATGTAGCAATGAAGCCGAACAATCTGACGATGGAAGAGGCCGCATCCGTTCCGCTTGTCGCCCTAACCGCATGGCAGGTGCTGATCGAGCGGGCCAATGTGCAAAAGGGGCAGAAGGTGCTGATCCATGCCGGCTCGGGCGGTGTGGGCACGATCGCGATCCAGCTTGCCAAGCATCTCGGAGCATATGTCGCCACGACCACGAGCACGGCTAATATCGCTCTTGTGAAAAGTCTCGGCGCAGACGTCGTGATCGACTACACGAAGGATGACTTCGAGAAAGTGCTGCAGGGCTATGACGTCGTGCTGAACAGCCTTGGGAAGGACACGCTGGAGAAATCCCTTTCTGTGCTGAAACCCGGCGGAAAGCTGATCTCGATTTCCGGTCCGCCTGATCCCGACTTCGCGAGGCAAAGCGGCTCCGGCTGGCTGCTTCAACAGGTCATGCGCATACTTAGCTTCGGGATCAGGAGAAAATCGAAACGGCGGGGGATCGACTATTCGTTTCTCTTCATGACAGCGAATGGTTCGCAGCTTGGTCGGATCACCTCCCTCATCGAGGCAGGTGTCATCCGACCGGTAGTGGACCGGGTCTTGCCGTTCGCGAGGACCAACGAGGCGCTCGGTTATGTCGAGACGGGTCGTGCGAAGGGGAAGGTCGTCGTCGCTGTGAAGTGA
- a CDS encoding oxidoreductase, protein MSKIQRGIALVTGASSGIGLVTAQALRRDGYRVFGTSRKPMPDTADGITMLICDVTNDAAVESVVDEVLRRAGRVDVLVNNAGIGLLGGAEESTTEQAKAVFDVNVFGTIRMTNAVLPVMRRQRRGRIINLSSILGLIPAPYNALYASTKHAIEGYSESLDHEVRTQGTRIVLVEPGVTRTSFEENITRPDRPLGIYDTVRAGAERLMREIVAKGDAPEVVAEAVVRAANAASPKRRYTAGKAARQVRFIRRFLPEAFVDKNLRKFNRLPD, encoded by the coding sequence ATGAGTAAAATACAACGCGGCATTGCACTGGTGACGGGTGCCTCCTCCGGCATCGGGCTGGTGACGGCACAAGCGCTACGGCGCGATGGCTACCGTGTCTTCGGCACCAGCCGAAAGCCGATGCCCGACACTGCCGATGGGATCACGATGCTCATCTGCGACGTGACCAACGATGCAGCCGTAGAGAGCGTCGTCGACGAGGTTCTAAGGCGCGCGGGGCGGGTCGATGTTCTCGTCAACAATGCCGGGATCGGATTGCTTGGCGGTGCTGAGGAATCCACGACGGAACAGGCCAAGGCCGTATTCGACGTGAACGTGTTCGGCACCATACGCATGACAAATGCGGTCCTGCCGGTGATGAGACGACAACGTCGAGGCCGGATCATCAACCTCAGTTCAATTCTCGGGCTGATCCCCGCCCCCTACAATGCACTCTACGCGTCGACCAAGCACGCAATCGAAGGCTATTCGGAGTCTCTCGACCATGAAGTGCGTACACAGGGCACCCGCATCGTGCTTGTCGAGCCGGGCGTCACGCGCACCTCCTTCGAAGAGAACATCACGCGGCCGGACCGACCACTTGGCATCTATGATACGGTTCGCGCCGGCGCAGAAAGGTTGATGCGCGAGATTGTCGCGAAGGGCGATGCACCCGAGGTAGTCGCCGAAGCCGTCGTAAGGGCCGCCAATGCGGCATCGCCGAAACGCCGCTACACGGCTGGAAAGGCTGCACGACAGGTCCGCTTTATACGGCGCTTCCTGCCCGAGGCCTTCGTCGACAAGAACCTTCGGAAATTCAACAGACTTCCCGATTGA